The nucleotide window CATCGTTGACCTCTCTGCCTTTCTTTCCTCGAAGACCCACGGCCCAGGAAATATAAATGTGGCTTACCCCAGTCGTGCCCTGAAAAGCACTTTGCCTTCCGAGTGGTGAGCGGAGCAGCGAACGTCATTGGTCCGAAAATCTGCTTTGAAGATAAAATGTGAGTGGTATTGTTCTACCAATAATGGAGTAAGCAAGGAAACCAAAGCTAGCTATACAGTACATGAAAGCGGCAAGCAGTGATGTATAAAGACAGCATTAAAGGAATTGTCGTATTATAGACCATCTCTTTAATATGGGAGCTGTAATCGCTGCGGGTTTGGCTATCTTAGACCCCCAACAAATAGCTAATTTTTCGGGGGAGAGTTGCAGCCACTACTGGAGAAATAAAGTATTCCATTCTGGCCATTTAActgaatggccatccatgtacTGCATGGACAGGCCGGGTCCGCCAAAACAAGAAAGTCTGTTTGTTCGAGGCTctttgctctggctcatagagaatTCAGctttgacgtccatatgccctactagGACAAATGGGAAGGGGTTGTcaagatgagacaacccctttaagggctccttaaagaggctctgtcaccagattttgcagcccctatctgctattgcagcagatcggcgctgcaatgtagattacagtaacgtttttatttttaaaaagcgagcatttttggccaagttatgaccatttttgtatttatgcaaatgaggcttgcaaaagtacaactgggcgtgttgaaaagtaaaagtccaagtgggcgtgtattatgtgcgtacatcggggcgtttttacttcttttactagctgggcgttctgacgagaagtatcatccacttctcttcacaacgcccagcttctggcagtgcagacacagcgtgttctcgagagatcacgctgtgtcgtcactcacaggtcctgcatcgtgtcagacgagcgaggacacatcggcacctcgatgtagctacttacctgcaaacgctgatgctgctgcagaatcaactgaagcctctggtgccgatgtggccgacacgatgcaggacctgtgagtgacgtcacagatctgcactgccagaagctgggcgttgtgaagagaagtggatgatacttctcttcagagcgcccagctagtaaaagtagtaaacacgccccgatgtacgcacataatacacgcccagttgtacttttactttaaacacgcccacttggacttttgcaagcctcatttgcataaatacaaaaatggccataacttggccaaaaatgctcgttttttaaaaataaaaacgttactgtaatctacattgcagcgccgatcacatgcaatagcagataggggttgcaaaatctggtgacagagcctctttaagctgcccGTAGATATAAAAGGTGATGATACCACCCTAAAAGGTTATCATTCGTGATTTCAACAGGATTGCCTGACAATCTAATGTGATGGCCTATTGagtgatctaatgtgtatggccagcattcATCTGTAATGTGACATTGAGAGAAGTGAGATCGCATCCGTGAGCGGAGACCCCATGGCTTCCCCAAAGTGAATTGTATGatattctggattttttttttccagaaaccacCTCATTATTGTCTATGGGCTGTGACTAGtgatcttcatgagacaacccctttaagtgtccttcaatgtaaaatgtattattttgttCTCGTATTAACAGTGGCTTTCTGTCACAGGGTGATGAGCAGCGTCCAGAACAACGTTGGTCGAGGACTGAACATTGCGCTAGTTAACGGTCAGTTGTGTGAAATTTCATTGTTCTGATTCAGAAACTTCATAATAGCAAAATACAAAGGCCTCCAATTTTACCTGTATATAGAAGATGGGGTGTATTTATTTTTAGTACGGAGTATCACTCGAATACTGCAGGTTAGGAGGTAAATGGTAGAATTGAGTGATGACTTTTAGAAGTTTGCTATAGGGTCCAATAATATCTAGTTTTGCGTCTGGGTGTATATCGGTCAGTAAATCAACATTTTATTTCAAAATTGCAGGTGTGAATGGAGAACTCATAGAGGCCAAGTTTTTTGACATGTGGGATGGAGGTAAGTTCATATGTATATCATATATCCGGGTTACCCATTAAGCTCTTTGGCTTCTTCTGTACATCCGATATACGTGATGAGGATGATAGGACTGAGGGCATGGGGATCTTAGACTAAGGGTACTTTTACACAACCCGACGTGGGTCGTGTAAATGAGTGTAGATCgatgagacagctcattgatcggcactctgtTTCTCCTTGCACccggagcaatgattggatacgTATAGCAACAAGcgattgttactccgatcgctcgtccccatactttttcatcatgtcagcagcacgtcttcctgtagggagatgtgctgcggacaacaatgatttttattctGCATACAAGAGCCGATGAACGAGAATTtggtcgttcatcggctgatggtTGCCCTGattatacagggcaatgatcgggaacgagcgatcatatgaacgctcattttcccaatcgcacgctctcactcttaagCTCTCGGCAGATAAAGACGACAAGACGGTGTGATGTCTGGTGAGATCACACAgttttgtcgtccttgtctgccaagagtgagagcgtgcgcgcacagctcagaCGCCGGTGCCCATGATACTCCTgccgccacggaacagaagaagaataaTTCCCCATCTTCTGTTCTGTGGCGGAGCTgggcgcgcgcacacgctctcctctctccagctctagtCAGACCGTGAAGGAAaaactgtgtgatctcgcgagagagctCACACATCACAagccgctgtgacactgtccgtatctgatttGGACAGTGTGACCGccatttacacgccccattgacagttcagggggttatttacatatcagatgccaaatataacggccttGATATCTATAActgaggagggtaggaaaaaatgtaaagtaatgagacaaggtttgtgcagcactgcctaATACAGTAGCTGCTCATGTATGGGCTGGTGAAAGGTTATCTTtaagggtgcacacacgtagtcacccgtaattacgggagccccatagacttctatgggcctgcccgttccgtaattacggcctgaaataggacatgttctatatttttcaacggcccgggcaccttcccatacgcaaaacaaaaaacagctgtaaatatGGAGCTGAGCTGTGAAAAGGGAAaactgcctctgattttcagccgttttttaagcattaaatgtttttttgatgcgtttttttgcggccgcttttggagctgtttttgtattgacacaatgaaaaacggctcaaaaagtgacatgcacttctttttacagggcgtttttttacgcaccatCTTTTCAAactgccgcataaaaaaacgcccagtctgaacgaaatgcagtttttccattgaaatcaattggcagatgtttgaaggagtTCAGCTTtcgttttttcagctgtttttcggggggtgtttacggcccgaaaaacgtcagaaaagaagccgtgtgaacatatcctaatagaTAACATTTTATCTCATCTAGGAAGTCACCTGAGTTTTATAATGGAAACAATATCTGTTTCAACAAGTCAACCAAAACTCCACTTATCAGTCCGACCCCCTCCCCCTCTATATTATACTTTGACAGTTCTATGTAAATGCTTCTACACCACATGAAATGTTACAACGTCTCTATATAACTTGCTTGGTTGCCAGctttacatttttgtttgttcTATGCCTTTCTATAGATGTATCTGAGCTCTTGAATTTTCTGCGCCCCATACATGAAGGAACCTTGGTGCTGTTGGCGTCTTATGATGATCCAGCCACAAAGTGAGTTATGCCACAAATAATACATGTGACATATTTctgataagaaaaataaaaaataaaaataaaattatatatatatatatatatatatataagaaatcccacagcactccaatggttccaaaatagaatgtgatttattcaaacagctgcaacgtttccgtcccgctataggacctttttcaagcatagtgacacagcTATACATGCAGTATATAAACCATGTGCCTCATCATAATAATTATATACTGCATGTATTGGTTGTGTCACTATACTTGAAAAAAGTCCTATAGCGGGACGGAAACATTGCAGCTGTTGTCTGAATAAATCACATTCTATTttggaaccattggagtgctgtgggatttctttcattTATGCCTTACAATCCAcgtatctggattacctgctggcTTCCATCACCGAGTTGGTGATGCTTATttaaatatataatgtgtgtgtatgtgtgtgtgtatgtgtgtgtatatatatatatatataattttttttttttttttttgacaaacaATTGTTTGCTTTTGTCTCGCTGCAAGAATGAGCGAGGATGCCAGGAAAATGTTCAGTGGACTGGGCAGTACTTCAGCAAAGGAGGTAGCATTCAGAGATAGCTGGGTCTTTGTCGGCGCAAAAGGGGTTCAGGATAAATCTCCATTTGAACAGGTATAGTTCTGTGTTTTTGTCTGTATAGTTTTAGTCTCTTGAGTTTCTTGCGTATTTCAGCATAAATAATACATAGTAATAGTATCATAAAACATCTATACAAGTTTAATTATGATGTATTGtctttaaagaggagctgtccgctctcctgacaagACTGTTGTGGTAAATACTTGCAATGCCAGAGCACCTTCTTAGGCTCTGCGTTGTGTaggtcctctgttgttcctcctggaaatgtatgaataaattaacaactgggtgtgaaCTTTCACCTTGTCAATGGGACATGTCCCTACACTGTCTGGAACTGCACCATCGGTGTTGTCAGCGTCAGACTATGtagcaaaacagcatttagatacGAGGAATGCAAACACCCAGTAAAGATTTATTCATAGATTTCcgagagaaataacagaggaatgggacAATGCAAAGTTATAAGAAGAGGTTTCAGAATTGTAATTTAATGAGGAAAACAAGGATTTACTAACATCGACATGCCATTAGAggggacaggtcctttttaaacaTGTAAAAACAAAAGAAGCGTTATTATCTATTCGATATTACCAGTATTGGAAGCATCGTGCAGCCAGTGCAACGTTAGATGAGCCAAATGTTGACGTCCAGCAGCAGTGGCATGTGGCTtgatggccccctgtagatgcaaGATATGTTGGGGCCAGCGTTTCCCTTTCGGGTGTTTTCTTCCTGGCTCCATTGGCGCATGCAGGTCCTGCCAATGCCAGGCTTAGAAAACAGACCATAGCTGGATTCATGATGAGGCCAAGAAGACAACCTGGCACATACACAATAGGGCACTTGGGATCCCCATTCTCTTGCTAGATGGGGGTCCCACTGCGACCTCCACCTTTCAGCAAATGATGGCAATTGCTAGGGACAACACTGTCTATtgatggaatatccctttaaatacgCACTTATCTTTGACTCAGGTGATCCACATCCTCTAAATAGAATATATTATCTGAGGTTCATGTGAATTCAGGGTTTCCTTGTCACCCAGGAGCGCCTGGTACTCTGAGATTTTCATTCTGGACCTTGTAATTCTACACATCACTGAACTACAATATACTGAAAGTTGTCTCCTTGTATCTTAGCTAGTAAAGAACAGTAAAAGCAGCAACAAGTATGAAGGATGGCCTGAGGCGGTGGAGTTGGAAGGCTGCGTGCCCCAACGTACTCTAGTTCTTGAGTAAAAGAGAGATCAAGGAGAAACAACCCAAGCAGGACCTTGAGAGCACCGGTGAGGGACCATGCAACGTGTCCGATttctccatttttgttttttctgatcTGTTGGCCATTCTCTGCTGACAGTCACGGCACCTTATacagatattactgctattccagTGTCTTTCTCCTCCCAGAATATTTGGGTAACCAGAACTGTGAGAGGTCCAGTCTGTTAGCAGGAACAGCATGAAGAAACCAAATTGTGGCTATCAAGTCTCCGACAACCAGAAGACAAGAAGGGATACTGGGAAGCTGCAATCTACAAAAATAATTGAACATTTCCATGCATGTCTCCTTTTCACTATTGGTTGCCATTGCATGATCAGCAGAAGATGGACGTGACGGCGCAAATGTATTCATTAGGGCTAAAACTCTGCAAGTACAACCGTGTGTTTCAGATATTCTTTGGATGGATGTGCATGGACAGATATCAGGAGACTCTAATTCCATTTCACTTTGTATTTCGGAGGGAGGGGAAAGACATCATATTGGTCAGAGATGACATCGAGGTCAATGTCTCGGCAATCGCATCAGAACCACAAGTGATCTTTTGTTCTATCCAATCAAGATCCATATATTTCTACCGGGAAGAATCTGTAATGGTGGCTTGATTAAGTGGATGGGATCTGATCTGATGacccactaccaccaccaccaccaccactactagttCCTACTCATTGCGGACGTGACATTTTAATAGGTCAATCAAAGTGTGAGCTATAATCTGCCCTGAAACAGCGttaaaattattataaattattttaatattaaaaagttagggggggggggggcggttgaTAAATAGTGGTGAGTTTACACCACACACCAGAAATGATTCCTTTCCATGACCCAGAATGTAGGGTAAGGTTAAGTTGCCTTGATATATCGGTATGATTCAGAGGGAGTGGTGTATGGCTGCCCTTGTGTAAGACGTATCTCATACATTAGAAAGGGGTGCGCGCGCATTGATTGCGAAAGCGTATGTAATAGATTAGGGACAGAAGGGGACAGACTCAAATGCTTTATTCATGAAGACTTTTTTTAAGCAGAGGGATTTTCACAACATTGTCACGTGTACTATCCAGTAAATTCAATCTTTTCTTAATCCGGTGTCTGCGTTTTGATGCTTATTCAATTGTTTTTCAGCAGGTTTTCAGTCAATTGTGTTTtgacctaaaggggttttccaatgaaAGAcgttttatgacatatccacctctgggacccacatcgatctatagaatggggccccctaaaccctgttccacCGCTGTATTGCGGCTGAATTTCCGAGCATGAAAAaggttacatggtcgggagttctgACCATATgaccaggaagtggccgagagtcAGCGAGAACAGACAAATAGtcaaacggggtttagggggccccgttctagagatagatgtgggacccacatctattggacatttatgacatatcctgtggatatgtcataaatgtctctgatgtggCTATCCATCTTACACAGTTGTCGGCCGAATAAGTATCCTGACCCTCCGCGACCCCATACACATGTACGCTCGGCTTGGCCAAGCGTGCATATGTACTCTTTGGGGGAGGGGGATAAACTCCTCACGGACACCTCTTGCAGAGTCTTAATTCCAgtgagaacaaaggatcgggaatgttgaaattcaacaagaCCAATCCTTCTTTTCCCAGACAATTTAAATCTATGCTGGCTATcgtagcaggcgtagatttgcaccgtaatttacgccagtttcttgCGTAAACTACTGTGAGTTTGTTGGACTGTGCCCCTCTTCCTCTCGTTAAACCATGCCTCTTTATTTTTCTCGCTACTTTTTATGGTGGCGAGCAAAGGATAAAAATGTGCAAATTATTGCGCAAATGTTACGTTTTTAATGATTTGCAACATTTTTAATGCCTAAATTGTGCCACAGATTCAATACGTTTCTCCAAATGTTTTTAATAATCATAACATCCTTTGTTGTTATAAGTCAGATGAGGCTAGACAGAAGCTTGTGTATCTTCTAATATGCACCACACGCAGTAATCTGCCTAAGAACAGCAAGAATATATCTATATTGCAATAACAACCCTTTTCAAAAAAGGAAGACAACCGTGTTCAAATGTAACATTTGACAGCCAGATCCATAAACATGTGGAAAAATACATATGCCCCCTGTGGCAGAGACCACGTGGAATCCCTGCCACGCATTTCGCCTCATAAGGCTTAATTTGTGGATCTTCCAAGTCATATGGGAAGACTAAGAAGCAGAGATTCAGGGGGGTGCTCTATACAAGTTCCTTGACTGCggaggtaagaaaaaaaaaaaaaagtaatcctCACAGAAATTTCCAGGATCCTTGAACAATCACCTACCATTTATAGTATAGCTGTACCTTTAAATGAGAGCAGCCTTTACCTACCCTCAGGCACCAAGACCCTGGTGCAACTTCACCCCTTAGGCCTTgtccacacagtgcagattttgcatattttttttacgccaaaaccagaattggattcagGAGAGGAGACAAttaaaggcctttctttatatatttcttcggtTTAGTTCTGTTCCTTTGCTTCGGCTtaaaaagtgtagctaaatgttccacAAACTTCTGCTGtgtcgtagtgacatgtcagaagtttgtattggtgggggtccgagcactgagaccccaccaatcgctgaaacgcgctcagctgcttagtttctgttcggctttttctggaaataaatgtatcggagtacgggctcagactttgtattgagtccgtacacagatacatttatttcctgaaaaagccgaacagacctgaagcagctgagcgctcacacgaacgtttcagctgcttcgttctagtgattggtggggggtttccgtgctcggacccccaccaatacaaacttcactgacatatcagaagtttgtcaaatgtttagctacactttaaaaaaaatactggccaaatttgcactgtgtgaacaaggtcgtATAGCTACATCACTGCTAACTAACAGAATTAGTTCTACAGGAGGTCGTTGGGATTGACAACTGCATTCAAATCCATTATAAACAGCCTTCGTTGAAATTGATGCATAATTGCCACAAAAGTTCCCTATTACCTACTGTGAGTGGAATGAGGATAACACAGTGCGGCGACCCCAAAACCACACAGCTGACAAATGAGCGCACGTTTTAGCTAGTAAAACTGTAGTATTACCGGTTAAATTGTGCACCCATTCTTCACCGCATGTGGGCGCGATTTCGGCTG belongs to Rhinoderma darwinii isolate aRhiDar2 chromosome 8, aRhiDar2.hap1, whole genome shotgun sequence and includes:
- the FAM3A gene encoding protein FAM3A, giving the protein MRLAGPVRIIVVLLTVGLTWILAGIILGTQNGFPRLQQIMGGSDVIGTADPRPRKYKCGLPQSCPEKHFAFRVVSGAANVIGPKICFEDKMVMSSVQNNVGRGLNIALVNGVNGELIEAKFFDMWDGDVSELLNFLRPIHEGTLVLLASYDDPATKMSEDARKMFSGLGSTSAKEVAFRDSWVFVGAKGVQDKSPFEQLVKNSKSSNKYEGWPEAVELEGCVPQRTLVLE